In Nitratidesulfovibrio sp., the following are encoded in one genomic region:
- the prfB gene encoding peptide chain release factor 2 (programmed frameshift), whose translation MLQLAELRARSAALIDQYASLWGRLDLAGNRNRLDEIERQLSSPDAWNNPERLTPVLQEKSQLEGEITRLERLETCRRDVTEWLTLAEEEEAAGEPGQEALESLADQVAALETLLQETEMNMLLSGKEDRLPAIVEIHPGAGGTEAQDWAEMLVRMYLRWADTHDMKAEYLDYLAGDEAGVKSVTLRMAGANAYGLLKGEKGIHRLIRISPFDSSGRRHTSFASVDVIPDVGQEITVDMKETDLRIDIFRSSGPGGQSVNTTSSAVRITHLPTGITAQCQNEKSQHSNRDTAMQILRARLYELELRKLEEEKKAQYAGKDAIGFGSQIRTYTLQPYRLVKDHRTNTEIGDVEAVLDGRIDQLLRDYLLYLHGQKTN comes from the exons ATGCTTCAGCTTGCCGAACTGCGCGCGCGCAGCGCCGCCCTCATCGACCAGTACGCCTCGCTCTGGGGGCGTCTT GACCTTGCGGGCAACCGCAACCGCCTCGACGAAATCGAGCGCCAGCTTTCCAGCCCCGACGCCTGGAACAACCCCGAACGACTCACCCCGGTCTTGCAGGAAAAAAGCCAGCTTGAAGGCGAGATAACACGCCTTGAGCGGCTGGAAACCTGCCGCCGCGACGTCACCGAATGGCTGACCTTGGCCGAGGAGGAAGAGGCGGCGGGCGAACCGGGGCAGGAGGCCCTGGAATCGCTGGCCGACCAGGTGGCCGCGCTGGAAACCCTGTTGCAGGAGACGGAGATGAACATGCTCCTCTCCGGCAAGGAAGACCGCTTGCCCGCCATCGTGGAAATCCACCCCGGCGCGGGCGGCACCGAAGCCCAGGACTGGGCCGAGATGCTGGTGCGCATGTACCTGCGCTGGGCAGACACCCATGACATGAAGGCGGAATACCTGGACTACTTGGCGGGCGACGAGGCGGGCGTGAAAAGCGTCACCCTGCGCATGGCCGGGGCCAACGCCTACGGCCTGCTCAAGGGCGAAAAGGGCATCCATCGGCTTATCCGCATTTCGCCGTTCGATTCATCCGGCCGTCGGCACACCTCGTTCGCCTCGGTGGACGTGATTCCCGACGTGGGCCAGGAAATCACCGTGGACATGAAGGAAACGGACCTGCGCATCGACATCTTCCGTTCCAGCGGTCCCGGCGGCCAGAGCGTGAACACCACCAGTTCCGCCGTGCGCATCACCCACCTGCCCACGGGCATTACCGCCCAGTGCCAGAACGAAAAGTCGCAGCACAGCAACCGCGACACGGCCATGCAGATCCTGCGGGCCCGCCTGTACGAACTGGAACTGCGCAAGCTGGAAGAAGAGAAAAAGGCCCAGTACGCGGGCAAGGACGCCATCGGCTTCGGCAGCCAGATCCGCACCTACACGCTGCAACCGTACCGCCTTGTGAAGGACCACCGCACCAATACGGAAATTGGCGACGTCGAGGCCGTGCTGGACGGCCGCATCGATCAGCTCCTGCGGGACTATCTGCTGTACCTCCATGGCCAGAAAACCAACTGA